The genomic stretch aaatggggatGCCAAAAAATTCCCCATTTTTTTCAACTATATTTCCTGAAAGTACATGCCTCaatttgacggaaagaatgtcataacaatgttcaaaatgacattctttccgtcctctataggcgacgaaataggtcaaattttgtgccttttttagtgtaaaattcgtcgatgccggagcgagtactgcactcagtgccgttgtagtgcaagtgcactacaaacgcACTATccgttgtgtgaatgtgtgtattagCAAGTCCTCATTTGTGACCTtatacacgtatgtgtgtgtgtgtgtgtgtgtgtgtatgtgtgtgtgtgtgtgtgttcgtgcgtgtgtgtgtgtgtttgtgtttgtgtgtgtgtgtgtgtgtgtgtgtgtgtgtgagtgagtgtttgtAGGCGcgcgccagtgtgtgtgtgtgtgtgtgtgtgtgtgtgagtatgtgtgtgtgtgtgtgtgtataagacTGTGTGGGTGagtatgtgtgtccgtgtgtaaatatgtgtgtacgcttgtgtgttcgtgcgtgcgtgtgtgtgtgtgtgtatgtctgtctgtgtatgtgtgtgagtgtatgtgtgtgcatgtcctCGCGTGCGTCCATGtggatgtgtgttgtttgtgtctgcctgtgtacTCGTGTagatctctgtgtgtgtgtgtgtgtgtgtgtgtgtgtgtgtgtgtgtgtgtgcgtgtgtgtgtttgtagtatACTCAGCAGTACCAGCACATATCTCATTCCCGCACTGCATGGTAATTTACGGCAAACACAATACTCTACAAGAAGATGGAATGCGTTCATAaatatacacaacacacactagGACTTTATTCTGTTTTTACTTGTAATGAAAGTGAAGTTAACAAATGATACCACTTTGTTCTAACGTTTaagtttctctctgtctctgtctctgtctgtctctgtctgtctctgtctctgtctctctctctctctctctctctctctctctctctctctctctctctctctctctctcggtgaaTTTGTTCACTTATAGGTACCCCGAAAAAAATCACGCAATCATATCCATGGACATTcgtccacacacactctctttaaCTTTCAAGTGCACGCTTGAAATGCACCATCGAGtaacaacacacaattaaacctGTATGTACACGTTAAAATGAATGTCCATATCCAACACTCATACTGTAGAGAGAGTCTTTTCTGCACAGTTGCCGAACTCGTTTTTGATTGGGAATGGTGAGGCCGCGCGGGTTTCTGAACATTTGCCGAAAATGTTCTGTCATTTTCGCCAAACTTGCAGACGCAAACGATCCTATCAATATCCATGAACAATTGACGGTCCCTCGGTTCGCTTATTCTCCCCAATGTCCTGTGCTTTTGCACTCTGTTCAAGGATTACTGTTGACATCTCtgtgtgttgcgttgtgttttctgtttcaaCTGCCGATACATGTGTGGGGTGCGTTGTGTTTTCTCTTTAAACTGCTGATATAATTATGGGTGGGTTgagttgtgttttctgttcaATGCTGAATGCTGATATCTGTGTGGGTTGAGTTGTATTTTCTGCTTAAAGCTTTCTGCTGATATATGTgtgggttgtgttgtgttttctgttcaAGGTTTACTGCTGAAATCTTTGTGGGTTGCGTTGTGTTTTCTGTTCAAGGCTTACTGCTGACATATGTgtgggttgtgttgtgttttctgttcaAGGTTTACTGCTGAAATCTTTGTGGGTTGCGTTGTGTTTTCTGTTCAAGACTTATTGCTGATATCTGTGTTCCCGTCTGTTTGGGTTGCGTTGTGTTTTCTGTTGAGGTTCTGGAGTCCACGCAGAATGCCATAAGGTGTGAGGTGGTAGATCAGATAGTCCATCAACTTCATCTGCATTGGCCTGATGTAGTGAAATGATATTGCGTAGTCACTCATGCTTCCGATGCCCTGAAACGGAAGGACGGAAACATAGATACATTGAGCTACGATATTGCACTGCAGCGTCGACTTCAAGCATTCGGGGGTGCGAGGGTAAAAACATATTTGTCGCATATACAGctacatacatgtatttatgcacgcacgcacgcacgcacgcacgtacgcactcacgcacgcacgcacgcatgcacgtacgcacggacgcacgcaggtacgcacgcacgtacgtacacacagacacacacacacacacacacacacatacacacacgtacggaaaagacagacagacagacagacagacagacagacagacagacataaaagcagagagagagacacaaattCATATTAACAGACCCACAGCTGGACAAAAAGACACATCACTGTCACACCCCTCTAGCTCCATTACCATCGTGCTGAGATACCCTGTGCATCTTGCATCTCTGTAcatgtctccgtctgtccgtctgtctgtctgtctgtctgtctgtttgtctgtctgtctttttgtctgtctgtctgtctgtctgtcgatctctctctctctctgtctctgtcggccTGCATGtttgtccgtatgtctgtctgtctctgtctctctccctgtctctgtctctgtctctctgtccctctctctctctctctctctcgctctctcgctctctcgctctctctatcactctctcgctctctctctctctcgctctctctctctctctccctctctctctctccctctctctctctctctctctctctctctctctctctctctctctctctctctctctctctctctctctctctctctctctctctctctctctctctctctctctctctctctctctctctctctctctctatctctctctctttctctctctctacagaCAGACACTATACTAACCCCCTTAGCCCCATTGGCGTCGTGCTGGTGGTACCAGGCGGGGTAGACGCCCTGGGTGAAGTAGTCAGGGGGGAAGCAGTGGAACCGACTGCGGCCAAGGGCGTCTGTGGAGTTGGACACTCGGACCCCCAGACTGGACATGCACTGACCAAAGCCGATGTCCTCCGCCACGATGTACTGGCCGCACTGCTTCGAGCCCTTGCCTGTGATTGGAAAACCAACACCGCGACATCTTAAGTGCTGTTggcattcaatcaatcaatcaatgagtcttatatcgcgcatattccgtgggtaccgTTCTAGGCGCCCTGCAGTGATGCcatgtgagatgaaattttatacggccagtagattgcagccatttcggcgcatatttacctttcacggcctattattccaagtcacacgggtataggtagacaattattaactgtgcctaagcaattttgccaggaaagacccttttgtcaatcgtgggatctttaacgtgcacacccaatgtggtgtacacggggggaggttcggacaccgaagagagtctgcacacaaagttgactctgtgaaataaatttccgccgaacctgggatcgaactcacgctgacagcggccaactgaatacaaatccagcgcgctaccgactgagctacatccccgccccgacaTGTCtgacttgcaaccaactttcTCCCAACTAGCCGTTTGAAGATCCAGCGATTTAGGTACGATTTAGGCCAGATTCAGCTGCGACTCCAACACTCAGTTAGGCACTGCTCGACTCGGTCGTGACTTGTCAAAGATTTTGCGCAGACTGTTCTTAtcgcgcttactgattggttagctctagtCAACCCACGCTAATGCACTAAATTGCCTTCTCCGAAAAACAACGAAGACGACCGGACAATCCCGAATGGTGCAGTCTGGCGAGACTCgccgcttaaaactagtttgcgtgtttgtgctgttcacACGGGCAGCGATTTCGATTTGACTTGCCATCGACTAAAATCGCTTGAGAGTCGGGGGAAAGTTGGTTGCGAGCCTGCCATGTAAACAGCACTTTATAAACAGCGTGTGATGTGGAATTAAAAAGCATTCATTAACAGGTATCGTGTTTTCAGCGTGGCGATAGGGTCTGATATTTTGACGAGAACAAGTACAAAGTACAATACGCCATTTCGATAGCGGTTACATTGCTTTACTGACTAAGAAATGGGGTTATTAACGTGCAAAATATGCAAGTTTGTGATTTGTAGCTGTCTGTTTCACTGCATATCCAACCTTTCTCTCCAAATCTCTTCAGAGCTTCCTTGCTGATGACATAGCCGGCGCCCCCGCTGTGGTAGTGAAGCTGGAACTTCTCCCGTGTCCACGTTTGGAAGGGCATGTGGAAGTGATGGCCGAAGTACACAGGCTCCGAGCTGTTCTCCCCGGACAGGAAGTAGCGTAAGTTCTCCACGATGACGTAGGTGTCGTCATCAACCTGAGatataagacataagataatACATAAGATAAGACATAACATTGTATCACAACCACGTGCAGTACACAGGAATGCTGCTTGGCTTGAGTACATTCAATACATCATACattccaggggcggatcacatcatttttaagagggggggggggggggttcaaattTATTTGTAGGACAATTCGATGACgcaaagcgtttagttgagggcgcgaagcgttcgaacctcctagggGGGGTCCggaggcatgccccccccccggaaaatgttgataaaaaaaggaaaatggagccatctgagccaagaaacttcccctttGATCAAGGATAAATGACCGATTTgatgcaacctgagccaacaaattgcCCAACTTCTTTCCGAAACTatcacttagaagacaaaggccaaCTCAACCCACACAGGTAgagcccctcccccccacatcatttttaaggggggggggggggttcaaaatgtatttttgggataattcgacgacgcgaagcgtttagttgagggcgcgaagcgttcgaacctccaaggggggtccgggggcgtgcccccccccctccccgattTATTTTGAGAATAAGTGTCCGAAGTTGTGTTTTACGTGAAATATCATAAGCACACATGAAAGATAACAGCCTGTGTATATGCAATGGTAGTTATCTTAAAACTCTATCAAGATATCATTCTATCTTAAGGCAAGGAATTtgttaaaaccaaaatgggacAAACCTTCATGAACCAATCAGCGTCGTCGATGTAGTTTTCATAGATGTAACGAAAGGCGCGGTTGGTCTTTTCCATCAGGTGTTGCCTCCCTTCGCCCACGTCCAAGCCAATGGTGGGTAAATCCGGGTCACCCTTAGAGCTGAAGAATAGAATCTTATTGGCCCGCCGTCCCCACGTGTCACGAACTACTTTCGCCCTCGACTGAAcagtctttggtgacgtcatgacCCAGATAAGTACGCGCACTTCTTTGGCCAATCGTTGTGCTTCTGTGTCGTCATCTGCAAACCGGATATTCTTTTTTGTTATCAGACCCTCTGTCcgaatgagagggagagagagaacgaagaAAGGAAACGGTGTCCACTTCAAACATGCGTACATTCCAACTGCCAAAGTAGGGAGACAgcaaactgggggggggggggggggggtgaaatgGAATACTGATAACGTGCGTTTACTAATATCGTTTGCAAATGTAATTACGACTAAGCGTACCATGGCACATATTTGTTCTCGTCTGAGACTACACTTGTTTGACCTTTTCAAGTTaatgcaaaaaacaaagacaacaacTTTGAATGAAACTACATTACAGAAAGGCCGCAGTAGGAGTCTAATATGTCACAAAAATGAATATTAACATATGAGCCGGCGTCTGTCTTGATCAagaagttagagagagagagagagagagagagagagagagagagagagagagagagagagagagagagagagagagagagagagaaagggagatagaacgagaaagagagagagagagagagagagagagagagaaagagatagagagaaagagagagtgagagtgagagagagatagagcgtgagagagagagatagagcgagcgAGCGAAATACAGAGCGAGAGAtatggagaaagaaagagagagatagagagagagatagagagagagaaagagaaagagaaagaaagagagagagagagagagagagagagagaaagagagagagagagtgagagagagacagagcgtgagagagagatagagcgagagagatagagcgagcgagcgagagacagagcgagagagagagagagagagacagacagacagacagacagacagacagacagacagagagagggacagagagaaagagagaaagagagaaagagagcgaacGAGAGAGAGATTTGCTTGGTATTGTTTTTGTCTAAATTCAGTACTGACCACGGTGAGTGTGACGATCAGCGGTGTCGAGGTCGGTGGCAGGATCCCTGATGTCCTGTGGTTCTCTGTCCCACACTGACCGCTCGGACCACTCCTCGGATGTTAGGTACTTGTCATCTGTTCACagaaacatacatactgacCGACAGTAAAAACACAATCTACATACAGGTActcatagacacagacacacacaaacacacatacacccaaacacacacacacacacacacacacacacacacacacacacagacacgcagacacacacatacagccacagacacacacacacacacacacacacacacacacacacacacacacacacacacacacacacacacacgcatacgaatagaaaaaaaaacccagctttATAGCTTAGATGGCAGCTTATATAGAGCACAAACCACAAGGATCTGTGATCATAGTGCTTTACATACTACTATGAATAAAAGACACTCTTTGAACATCAAAACCATATACAGTATATCTTCTATTAaataaagaattcttttatcTTTTTGTCGACTACATTAGATCCGTCTGTCGGGGTTTTGACAGGCAGTGTGAGCCATTGACCATGACGTCATCCTTACCCTGTCCCATGGTCGTTATATTGACCGAGTGTCGCAGTGAGGagccatgtgaccaagtgaccATGATGACGTCATCCTTACCCTAATTGTCCCACGGTCATTCTGTTTACCGAATGTCGCAGCGAGAAGTCATGTGACCCGTGAGAGAGGCTAGGCCCATACCTGACCATAACAGTAACCCGTACCGCATGTCCTAACCTTGCTCTATGCTATGACTGCACTCACCTGGTCCAATGACCATCCTGTTGATCTCCCTGTTGACCAAGTAGCGGTGTGACCCACTGACCATGATGACGGCCGCCAGGACAGAGACCAGGGCCAGACCTAACCATTATTGTACCCTGTACCGACTGCACTCACCTTGTTCGATGACCATCCTGTTGACCAGGTAGCGGCGTGACCCACTGACCATGATGATGGCCGCCAGGAGAGAATCGAGACCCAGACCTGATCACAACTGTAACCCGCACCGCATGTCCTAACCTTGCTCTATGTTATGACTGCACTCACCTGGTTCAATGACCATCCTGTTGACCTCCCTGTTGACCAGGTAGCGGCGTGACCCACTGACCATGATGACGGCCGCCAGGAGAGAGGCCAGGGCCAGACCCAACACGAAGCCCAGACTGAACCTGACAGAGGTTCGATCACACCTCATCAAGGCTGTGATGATTCTGCTCATGGGGTGGTCTTATTTCTTTCCTGAGTGTGGGACACGTTAAATTGATTAGTTAGTTCGTCAAAAAGTTAGttatttagttagttagttagttagtttgtttgttagttaggtagttgattggttggttggttgttggttggttggttggttgtttgattggtttattggttggttggtttgctgGTTGGTtagtaagttagttagttagctagttAGTTAGCTAGTTAGTTAGTCAGTTAGTTAGAACACAGTGATCCACATGACGAGGAAGTCGTCCGTCTCTATTGGCAATTCGTCAGTCGATTGAAATGGTTTGAAGTTCGACAGTGAGTGGATTCAAAGCGACACACCTGTCAGTAAATTCAAAGACGGCATAACAGTACACGATGCAGAATAAGCAGAATGCTGCATGTCCTTATTGTTGCGTGATACCCGGTTTACCTTCggtattgtgttgttgttttaacttcaaatgtCCACATATTCAAAAGCTCGTTTTCGCTCGCAATTCAAAACTGTAAGTACAAAATAAATGATGAAATGTGATTTTTGTTCTTTAAtgttgtgacaggggaggctaccgctcctttcacagcagactctgcacccgagttgttggcctttaaaagtcaacaccggtgtattgtggaattctgtttgtgatagggtctggtggtttccgattgtctgtatgttcatggaaaccttcgggtttgcataacagtttttatagggctaagaaattagccctaacattttcaatcctgtttgattgcacttcgcttcccgaggtgatcgtagtgtttcggcactcggttacaatgtaatgcttgttattctctcaggtgccaagagatgggttccgtataactctcgcttactctattgtcattgtcattgtcattgcaCGTGCCGTATGCATATAgaacgcttacttccctttggttgtTTGAATATTATAAGTACAGCAACAACGAGTGAAAACCTGGTATCAAACAGCAAACCATgtggtatttatttatttatttatttattaaggagatttctatagcgcataactaaaatcactatgcgctttacaatatcactaggtgtaagcacacgcaaacatactctgattaaatagaacttagcctgACAAGacaatactaagaacactaaacatttgagttcatacaaaaatagagaattaaattaaatactggacaaacgattaaaaaaaagcttaaggcctacaccgactacagtggactatttcaaatacaaaaatttagttaactataaaaggcagtgcataaaactccataatcctaaaaAGGTCGatcaaataaaaaacataaaagactatttaactatcattacttcgtaaaagataataaacatggtatacaaagctgtaatttttaacaacaaatctaaaaagattttcatgccatattgcacaacacGTCTCCAAACAAGTGCTTCTTGGTCAGTATCCTGATGGGATTTTTGAACTTAAATATTGTCATACGTTGCCATACATGAGTAACATGTTGGGCATTTGTTCGTCTACACATAACTCGCCCGGTTCGTTTGCAGTGTGAGTGACATCTGTCCATAATCTGATTCGACATTCTGCGTTGCTTTTTATGTTGTAATTTTAATCTATAGCTTGTCACCTTACGCTGTAGAGTCAAATAAATAAAAGGTCGCAGTCATTTCTGTATTGATTATgattatgattgtgtgtgtgtgtgtgtgtgtgtgtgtgtgtgtgtgtgtgtgttcgtgtgtgtgtgtgtgtgtgtgtgtgtgtgtatgtgtgta from Littorina saxatilis isolate snail1 linkage group LG16, US_GU_Lsax_2.0, whole genome shotgun sequence encodes the following:
- the LOC138950655 gene encoding glycoprotein-N-acetylgalactosamine 3-beta-galactosyltransferase 1-like; translation: MSRIITALMRCDRTSVRFSLGFVLGLALASLLAAVIMVSGSRRYLVNREVNRMVIEPDDKYLTSEEWSERSVWDREPQDIRDPATDLDTADRHTHRDDDTEAQRLAKEVRVLIWVMTSPKTVQSRAKVVRDTWGRRANKILFFSSKGDPDLPTIGLDVGEGRQHLMEKTNRAFRYIYENYIDDADWFMKVDDDTYVIVENLRYFLSGENSSEPVYFGHHFHMPFQTWTREKFQLHYHSGGAGYVISKEALKRFGEKGKGSKQCGQYIVAEDIGFGQCMSSLGVRVSNSTDALGRSRFHCFPPDYFTQGVYPAWYHQHDANGAKGGIGSMSDYAISFHYIRPMQMKLMDYLIYHLTPYGILRGLQNLNRKHNATQTDGNTDISNKS